In Labilibaculum sp. DW002, one DNA window encodes the following:
- a CDS encoding sialidase family protein, with amino-acid sequence MKKTIVALLVLIVLGVDAQDKKPQIAKGVKEYHSLFDKSMNEDVSCYRIPAIVTAPNGDLVAAIDERVPSCGDLKWSKDINIVVRRSTDNGKTWSDIEMAVDFPYGQSASDPSMIVDEMTGEIFMFYNFMDLDKEKDIYYLHVVKSSDNGKSWGKPEDITSQIAKPEWHSDFKFITSGRGIQTRSGKLLHCMVNLNNGLHLFGSDDHGKSWFLIDTPVQPADESKVVELADGTWMINSRANGKGMRYVHTSDDEGKTWETNEEPALIDPGCNASIIRYTSIEDGYKKNRLLFSNAKMSKGRKNMSVRISYDEGKTWSVGKTIYTEGSAYSSLTVLENGDIGLFFEKDDYTENAFVSFSLKWLTDGKDKYKKARK; translated from the coding sequence ATGAAGAAAACAATTGTAGCCTTGTTAGTCCTTATCGTATTGGGTGTGGATGCACAGGATAAAAAGCCTCAAATTGCTAAAGGCGTAAAAGAGTACCATAGTTTGTTTGACAAATCAATGAACGAAGATGTTTCTTGTTATAGAATACCTGCAATTGTAACAGCGCCTAATGGCGATCTTGTGGCAGCTATTGATGAGAGAGTACCTTCCTGCGGAGATCTGAAGTGGAGTAAAGACATCAATATTGTGGTGCGCCGAAGTACCGACAATGGAAAAACATGGTCGGATATTGAGATGGCTGTTGATTTTCCTTACGGACAGTCTGCTTCTGATCCATCCATGATAGTAGATGAGATGACTGGAGAAATATTCATGTTTTACAATTTCATGGATCTGGATAAGGAGAAGGATATCTATTATCTGCATGTGGTAAAAAGTTCTGATAATGGTAAAAGTTGGGGGAAACCAGAGGATATTACATCCCAGATTGCAAAGCCCGAATGGCATTCTGATTTTAAGTTTATTACCTCTGGACGTGGAATCCAGACACGCTCAGGGAAACTCTTGCATTGTATGGTAAACCTGAATAACGGCTTACATTTGTTTGGTAGCGATGATCATGGAAAATCATGGTTTCTGATTGACACTCCAGTTCAACCTGCTGATGAGTCGAAAGTTGTTGAGTTGGCTGACGGAACATGGATGATTAACAGTCGTGCAAATGGTAAAGGGATGCGATATGTTCACACCTCTGATGATGAGGGAAAAACCTGGGAGACGAATGAAGAGCCGGCACTTATTGATCCAGGCTGTAATGCAAGTATTATTCGATATACCTCAATTGAAGATGGGTACAAAAAGAATCGTCTTCTTTTTTCAAATGCAAAAATGAGCAAGGGCCGCAAAAATATGAGCGTACGTATCAGTTATGATGAAGGCAAAACTTGGTCTGTAGGGAAAACGATTTATACTGAAGGCTCGGCTTATTCATCATTAACAGTTCTAGAAAATGGGGATATTGGTCTGTTCTTCGAGAAGGACGATTACACAGAGAATGCATTCGTGAGCTTCTCTTTAAAATGGTTGACTGATGGAAAGGATAAATATAAAAAGGCAAGGAAATAA
- a CDS encoding SusC/RagA family TonB-linked outer membrane protein produces the protein MKKLMKIDFFRRTVLPGRLKLFLTLMALLCMQTIVGAQQKIVSGQILSEDGLSLPSVTVIVKGTTNGTTSDIDGNYSIYANNEDVLVFSFIGFISQEIPVAGQPEINAVLVEDTEQLDEVIVVGYGTQTRSQMSTSVSKLDTKVLESSPRANLATALQGTIAGLRVTNNTGQPGSTPSIVLRGGTSFSGSGSPLVLIDGIEGSFYALNPEDVASVEVLKDAASTAIYGAKAANGVVLITTKSGTPGQSSISYKYKRGTNKRRKGYDYLNGEQFIRMNRLAVQDYTRVTGKTNFDNAFLNGTTSGFATGNNTTDSPYTTQFLSDDNRYLLNQPGWNTMPDPLDASKTILYMENDMSELFFQDSYVDDHYLSFDGGNEKGTYSLGLGYMDNNGIVFGSGFERYSGKLNSTYNVKDNVKVSTSILYSNSTFTKAYAPDQWIFRRAAGQPPTSRIYNNNADGSLSNVVNSGVNSSFGNPLYYRDKSIKGNIEQRLTAGVTMDWNILPELKFTAKGSYFTVNNTDESFNKAQLSGGSLRTGREASVTHTREQKSQYTAMLNYTKTFFEDHNVNVLVGGEYYKSDYFYLWAGTKNSPTDLIPTLNAGSEADGKPYSSYTENAIVSSFGRLVYDYQKKYIVNLSYRLDGSSKLGNDKWGFFPGVSAGWNLHNEDFFIDMGVDKLISEIKPRVSYGVNGNIETLSNFQVYGRYGSQGIYDGQTGFANTGLPTLDLQWERSTTFDIGLDLGLFNNKVNILADYYSRDVIDKIANITLPLWTGFSSIESNNGKLRNTGFELEINANIIDKKDFSWNLGATFFTVKNKVIKLPDNDNDRNRQGGTEVYNPSSGEVEWVGGLQEGQRVGTDAIYAYKQEFIYTDQAQLDADADRVDMSLAGGTHPVTGAEYRKTRYLGDARWKDLNEDGIIDSKDRVFVGRTTPDIMGGFTSDLYYKGFNLFVKTDFAMGHIIRSEARVKGNAQTQGSLNSTSDVLNTWSVDNPNTNIPRYTFVDAQKNHYRNSLYWEKGDYLAIRELTLSYDFTGKIFKPLFDSKYLSALKVYFTGSNLAYITGYSGWMPEKGGNDYGLYPMPRTFTFGLDVKF, from the coding sequence ATGAAAAAATTAATGAAGATTGATTTCTTTAGGAGAACAGTATTACCTGGGAGACTAAAGCTATTTTTGACGCTTATGGCGTTATTATGTATGCAAACCATTGTTGGTGCGCAACAAAAGATAGTATCCGGACAAATCTTATCAGAGGATGGATTATCCTTACCAAGTGTTACTGTTATCGTAAAAGGAACAACGAATGGAACTACATCAGATATTGATGGGAATTATTCTATTTATGCCAATAACGAAGATGTATTGGTATTTTCTTTTATTGGTTTTATTAGCCAGGAAATTCCAGTAGCAGGCCAACCTGAGATTAATGCAGTTCTTGTTGAAGATACGGAACAGCTAGATGAAGTGATTGTTGTAGGTTATGGTACCCAAACTAGATCTCAAATGTCAACTTCTGTTTCTAAGTTGGATACTAAAGTTTTGGAAAGTTCTCCTCGCGCTAACCTTGCGACGGCACTGCAAGGAACTATCGCCGGACTGCGGGTAACAAACAATACTGGACAACCAGGATCTACTCCTTCAATTGTTTTAAGAGGAGGGACTAGTTTTTCAGGTTCAGGTTCACCCCTGGTGCTAATTGATGGAATAGAAGGTTCATTTTACGCATTAAATCCTGAGGATGTTGCCTCGGTAGAAGTGTTGAAAGATGCTGCATCTACCGCTATTTACGGAGCGAAAGCGGCCAATGGTGTCGTGTTGATTACTACAAAATCAGGTACTCCTGGGCAGTCTTCTATTAGTTACAAATACAAAAGAGGAACGAATAAAAGAAGAAAAGGTTACGATTATCTGAATGGAGAGCAGTTTATTCGAATGAACCGTTTAGCTGTTCAGGATTATACCAGAGTAACTGGGAAAACCAATTTTGACAATGCATTTTTGAACGGAACTACCAGTGGTTTTGCAACGGGAAATAATACTACCGATTCACCTTATACTACGCAATTTCTTTCCGATGATAATCGCTACTTGCTTAATCAGCCGGGTTGGAATACGATGCCTGATCCTTTGGATGCTTCCAAAACAATCTTGTATATGGAGAACGATATGTCTGAACTATTCTTTCAGGACAGTTATGTAGATGATCATTATTTGTCTTTCGATGGAGGAAATGAGAAAGGAACCTATTCCCTTGGTTTGGGTTATATGGATAACAATGGTATTGTGTTTGGTTCCGGTTTCGAACGTTATTCAGGGAAGTTAAATTCCACCTATAATGTGAAAGACAATGTGAAGGTGAGCACTAGTATTTTGTACTCAAATTCAACTTTCACAAAAGCTTATGCTCCAGATCAATGGATTTTCAGAAGAGCTGCAGGACAGCCACCAACATCTCGTATCTATAACAACAACGCTGATGGTAGCTTAAGTAATGTGGTGAATTCAGGAGTTAATAGTAGTTTTGGGAATCCGCTTTACTACAGAGATAAATCCATTAAAGGAAATATTGAACAACGTTTAACTGCCGGGGTAACCATGGACTGGAATATTCTTCCGGAACTTAAATTTACCGCTAAGGGAAGTTATTTTACGGTAAATAATACTGACGAATCCTTTAATAAGGCTCAATTAAGTGGAGGTAGTTTGCGAACAGGACGAGAAGCTTCAGTAACGCATACTAGAGAACAAAAGAGCCAGTATACAGCGATGTTGAATTATACCAAGACCTTTTTCGAAGACCATAATGTTAATGTTTTAGTTGGAGGAGAATATTATAAGAGTGATTATTTTTATCTGTGGGCTGGAACGAAAAATTCTCCTACCGATTTAATTCCAACTCTAAATGCAGGTAGTGAGGCAGATGGGAAGCCTTATTCATCTTATACTGAAAATGCTATTGTCTCTAGTTTTGGTCGATTGGTTTACGATTACCAGAAAAAGTACATTGTGAATTTAAGTTACCGATTAGATGGTAGTTCTAAGTTAGGGAATGACAAATGGGGATTTTTCCCTGGTGTATCAGCTGGTTGGAATCTGCACAATGAAGATTTCTTTATTGATATGGGCGTGGATAAGCTTATTTCAGAGATTAAGCCTCGTGTAAGTTATGGGGTGAATGGAAATATTGAAACATTATCAAATTTTCAAGTATATGGACGTTATGGTTCTCAAGGAATTTATGATGGTCAGACTGGCTTTGCCAATACTGGATTACCAACACTTGACTTACAATGGGAACGTTCTACAACTTTCGATATTGGTCTTGATTTGGGGTTATTCAATAATAAGGTAAATATACTTGCTGATTATTACAGTCGAGATGTAATTGATAAAATAGCAAATATAACCTTACCATTATGGACTGGATTTTCATCAATCGAATCAAATAATGGAAAATTACGTAACACGGGTTTTGAATTGGAAATCAATGCCAATATCATCGATAAAAAAGATTTTAGTTGGAATTTAGGAGCAACTTTCTTTACGGTTAAAAATAAAGTGATAAAATTACCTGATAACGATAATGATCGTAACAGACAGGGAGGAACAGAGGTTTATAATCCAAGCAGCGGAGAGGTTGAATGGGTAGGAGGACTTCAGGAAGGCCAACGTGTTGGAACGGATGCAATTTATGCTTACAAGCAGGAATTTATTTATACTGATCAAGCACAGTTAGATGCCGATGCTGATCGTGTTGATATGAGTTTGGCAGGAGGAACTCATCCTGTCACTGGAGCTGAATATCGTAAAACCCGTTATTTGGGAGATGCACGTTGGAAAGATTTGAATGAAGATGGAATTATTGACAGCAAAGACCGTGTATTTGTTGGGCGAACCACTCCAGATATTATGGGTGGATTTACTTCCGACTTGTATTACAAAGGATTTAATCTATTTGTGAAAACTGATTTTGCAATGGGGCATATAATCCGCAGTGAGGCAAGAGTTAAAGGAAATGCTCAGACTCAAGGTTCTTTGAATTCAACTTCTGATGTATTGAATACTTGGTCGGTTGATAACCCGAATACCAATATCCCAAGATATACATTTGTGGATGCTCAAAAGAATCACTATCGAAACTCTTTGTATTGGGAGAAAGGTGACTATTTGGCAATAAGAGAGCTTACTTTGAGTTACGATTTCACAGGTAAGATTTTCAAACCTCTGTTTGACTCCAAATATCTTTCTGCACTGAAAGTTTATTTTACAGGATCGAATCTGGCTTATATTACTGGATATTCAGGCTGGATGCCAGAAAAAGGTGGTAATGATTATGGTTTATATCCAATGCCTCGCACCTTTACTTTTGGCTTAGATGTGAAGTTTTAA
- a CDS encoding RagB/SusD family nutrient uptake outer membrane protein produces MKKILYTLFILAITLMACDDKLELTPTSSLTFNGFWESEEAVNAAHSGVYSAFRGYSYTMWQMGELRSDIWGGKTFESPSNEWVIEHTIDVENVPWSNWSGFYSLIHKLNDFIANAPNVEFLDDTKKQHMLGEAYGMRAYVYFTMLKVWGGVPLSTLPQTTLKIDELSKARDTEEAVMAQVKADLAASLEKFGSDDSYFNGKRVYWSENATQTLKGEVFIWSGTHMGGGNADYTIAKTALTSIANADLLNNYADIFNFENKNNEELIFAFDYAIDEASNFYSLFTSRTTELLGKYDQNGLLVQDYLESTNAANRYGVSESILLKMNDPQDTRRNATFVLLYTAAPADPVYVESDPAYSASYLNKFMGMVDAGSRNYVSDIPLYRYADVLLLLAEAKNLLGEDPSSEINRIIERAYGSNYVEAIHNYTNSTKEANIQKILDERLKEFIGEGKRWWDLRRAGDQYVIDNNQYLNPGDEYKLLVPISRSMMGRNPLLEQTPGYSN; encoded by the coding sequence ATGAAGAAAATATTATATACATTATTCATTCTTGCTATCACACTGATGGCTTGTGATGACAAATTAGAACTAACTCCTACGAGTAGCCTTACCTTTAATGGGTTTTGGGAAAGTGAAGAGGCCGTAAATGCGGCTCACTCTGGGGTGTACTCTGCTTTTAGAGGTTATTCTTACACAATGTGGCAAATGGGAGAGCTACGAAGTGATATTTGGGGTGGGAAAACTTTCGAATCTCCTTCCAATGAGTGGGTTATTGAACATACGATAGATGTGGAAAATGTTCCATGGAGTAACTGGTCAGGGTTCTATTCTTTAATTCACAAACTAAATGATTTTATAGCCAATGCGCCTAATGTGGAGTTTTTAGATGATACTAAAAAGCAACACATGTTAGGTGAAGCGTATGGTATGCGTGCTTATGTTTATTTTACCATGTTAAAAGTCTGGGGTGGTGTACCCTTAAGTACATTACCTCAAACTACGCTGAAAATTGATGAATTGAGCAAAGCTCGTGATACCGAGGAGGCTGTAATGGCACAAGTTAAAGCTGACCTTGCCGCATCACTAGAAAAATTTGGAAGTGATGATTCTTACTTCAATGGCAAGCGAGTTTATTGGTCGGAAAATGCTACTCAAACGCTTAAAGGTGAAGTTTTTATTTGGTCAGGAACCCATATGGGGGGTGGAAACGCTGATTATACCATAGCTAAAACGGCTTTGACAAGTATAGCAAATGCTGATTTATTAAACAATTATGCGGATATTTTTAATTTTGAAAATAAAAATAACGAAGAATTGATTTTTGCATTTGATTATGCAATTGATGAAGCATCTAATTTTTATTCTCTATTTACTTCTCGTACTACGGAGTTATTGGGTAAGTATGATCAAAACGGTCTATTGGTTCAAGATTACCTTGAAAGTACAAATGCTGCCAACAGATATGGTGTTTCTGAATCAATTCTTTTAAAAATGAATGATCCTCAGGATACCCGAAGAAATGCAACTTTTGTATTGTTATACACAGCTGCACCAGCTGATCCTGTTTATGTTGAAAGTGACCCTGCTTATTCAGCATCTTATCTAAATAAATTTATGGGCATGGTGGATGCTGGTTCACGTAATTATGTGAGTGATATACCTCTTTATCGTTATGCTGACGTTTTGTTACTATTGGCTGAAGCTAAAAACTTGCTTGGAGAAGATCCTTCTTCTGAAATCAACAGAATTATAGAGCGAGCTTATGGTTCTAACTACGTTGAGGCAATTCATAATTATACCAATAGTACTAAAGAAGCTAATATTCAAAAAATATTGGATGAGCGTTTGAAAGAATTTATTGGTGAAGGAAAACGATGGTGGGATTTACGCCGCGCTGGAGATCAATATGTGATTGATAACAATCAATATTTAAATCCGGGTGATGAGTATAAGTTATTGGTGCCTATTTCAAGAAGTATGATGGGACGAAACCCTTTATTGGAACAAACCCCAGGTTATTCTAATTAA
- a CDS encoding family 20 glycosylhydrolase, producing MKRFQLFTMLLLLFLFLSNKGKSETELPLIPQTQQVEWKHVWTNFNSISIVSDAKFLKEEKYLKDYLSSEGVQLSSGIGKNILHIKLREGNVMNPLGFEGAYHLTVGNQVVITANNSTGIFNGIQTLKQLIRKEKNEINIANCDIKDWPAFKVRGFMHDVGRNYQSPQLLKEQIEVMAAYKYNVFHFHLTDDPGWRLESKIYPQLQSPEATSRKPGKYYTQEEFIDLVNFCADRHITLIPELDIPGHSQAFRKAFGLKSMNSPKVQKILLDLIDELCALVPAEKMPYIHLGTDEVRNTEEMVDSDFLLPLIQRVEQSKRKYISWWHGMVSPDDSTSVKQLWAQHESLKGHPFIDSRANYINHLDPLAGMSRLFYQQVCRQEHGDELALGGILCLWNDNRVEDERNLIKQNPVYPAMLVYSEAVWKGKKNYKGNQYWAQLPSEGTSEYQDYRKFEEKLIAHRDLYFQGKEFPYLKNAHIPWKIIGPFDHDGDMSVSFPVEDTIQDEYKINGKKYQWWSKNVYGGTVHLKHFFGFPSPVKEKEGTVYAMTQVWSPEEQEIGFWIGFHGWSRSGGRRGGPAPKQGQWHTTEPKIWVNEEEVAAPDWKQAGLAANTAEIPFIDEDYFYRTPSIVKLKKGWNKILLKVPHGRTSWKWMFTCIPVKIIDGNVSEVSDLRFEIL from the coding sequence ATGAAGCGATTTCAATTATTTACAATGCTACTTCTCTTATTCCTATTTTTATCTAATAAAGGCAAATCTGAAACAGAACTTCCCCTAATCCCACAAACTCAACAGGTGGAATGGAAGCATGTGTGGACAAATTTTAATAGTATCAGCATTGTTTCTGATGCTAAATTTTTAAAAGAGGAAAAGTATCTCAAAGATTATTTATCCAGTGAGGGGGTACAGTTAAGTTCAGGTATTGGAAAAAATATACTTCATATAAAGTTACGAGAAGGAAACGTGATGAACCCACTAGGTTTTGAGGGAGCTTATCACTTGACTGTAGGAAATCAAGTGGTCATTACAGCAAACAATTCCACTGGGATTTTTAACGGCATTCAGACTCTAAAACAATTAATCCGCAAAGAAAAAAATGAGATTAATATTGCAAATTGCGATATAAAGGATTGGCCTGCTTTTAAAGTACGTGGTTTTATGCACGATGTAGGCAGAAATTATCAGTCGCCTCAATTGCTGAAAGAACAAATCGAAGTGATGGCAGCATACAAGTACAACGTTTTTCATTTTCACCTGACCGATGATCCGGGATGGCGTTTGGAAAGTAAAATTTATCCTCAGTTGCAATCTCCTGAAGCCACCAGTAGAAAACCTGGTAAATACTACACTCAGGAAGAATTTATTGATCTGGTAAATTTTTGTGCCGATCGGCATATTACACTTATACCGGAACTCGATATTCCCGGACATTCCCAAGCTTTTCGCAAAGCTTTTGGCTTAAAATCAATGAATAGCCCCAAAGTACAAAAGATACTGCTTGATTTGATTGATGAATTGTGCGCCTTAGTACCTGCTGAAAAAATGCCTTACATTCATTTGGGTACCGATGAGGTTCGGAATACAGAAGAAATGGTAGATTCAGACTTTTTACTACCCTTGATTCAACGCGTTGAGCAAAGCAAACGAAAATATATTTCTTGGTGGCATGGTATGGTTTCACCAGATGACAGTACTTCAGTGAAACAATTGTGGGCTCAGCATGAATCTCTTAAAGGGCATCCTTTTATTGATAGTCGGGCCAATTATATCAATCATCTTGATCCTTTGGCCGGAATGAGTCGTTTATTCTACCAACAAGTCTGTCGTCAGGAACATGGAGATGAATTGGCTTTAGGTGGCATTTTGTGCCTTTGGAATGATAACCGTGTTGAGGATGAAAGAAATCTGATCAAACAAAATCCTGTTTATCCTGCTATGCTGGTTTACAGTGAGGCTGTCTGGAAAGGAAAAAAGAATTACAAAGGAAATCAATACTGGGCTCAACTTCCTTCTGAAGGAACATCAGAGTATCAGGATTACAGGAAATTTGAAGAGAAACTCATTGCCCACAGAGATCTCTATTTTCAAGGCAAGGAATTCCCTTACTTGAAAAATGCACATATACCTTGGAAAATTATTGGGCCTTTTGATCATGATGGAGATATGTCAGTGAGTTTTCCTGTTGAAGATACAATTCAAGATGAATATAAGATAAATGGGAAAAAATACCAATGGTGGTCAAAAAATGTTTACGGTGGAACTGTACATTTGAAACACTTCTTTGGATTTCCATCTCCTGTTAAAGAAAAAGAAGGAACAGTATATGCTATGACACAGGTGTGGTCACCTGAAGAGCAGGAAATCGGTTTCTGGATCGGATTCCATGGCTGGTCTCGTTCGGGTGGACGTCGTGGAGGTCCCGCACCGAAGCAAGGACAATGGCACACTACCGAACCTAAAATTTGGGTAAACGAAGAAGAAGTAGCAGCACCAGATTGGAAACAAGCTGGTTTGGCAGCAAATACAGCTGAAATACCCTTTATTGATGAAGATTATTTTTATCGTACTCCATCTATAGTCAAACTGAAAAAAGGCTGGAATAAAATACTTTTAAAAGTACCTCATGGTAGAACTTCATGGAAATGGATGTTTACCTGTATACCTGTGAAGATAATAGATGGGAATGTGTCTGAAGTTTCAGACCTTAGGTTTGAGATTTTATGA
- a CDS encoding GDSL-type esterase/lipase family protein, with product MKYLFLICLLSMIFVLEVQAQNRKENSEKPDYSPYYFHRVDHFEKLPDTDNEVFFLGNSISDGCEWSEIFGDLRFKNRGISGDITDGILYRLNQITRCKPKQVFLMIGINDLARGRSVDYVVNNHLKIYNKIEKESPLTEVIVQSLLPVNNRYGLFSSHTNKGDSILEINKQLKSICRDRGYVFVDLFSKMVNVDGKLRDDLSVDGIHLNGLGYLIWKKEIIGLTD from the coding sequence ATGAAATATCTATTTTTAATTTGCTTGCTAAGTATGATTTTTGTTCTTGAGGTTCAGGCTCAGAATAGAAAAGAGAATTCTGAAAAACCTGATTATTCTCCCTATTATTTTCATCGTGTAGATCATTTTGAAAAATTGCCAGATACAGATAATGAGGTTTTCTTTCTAGGAAATAGCATTTCAGATGGTTGTGAATGGAGTGAAATTTTTGGTGACCTACGCTTTAAAAACCGAGGTATAAGTGGTGACATTACTGATGGTATTCTGTATCGACTTAATCAAATTACCCGTTGTAAACCAAAGCAGGTGTTTTTAATGATTGGGATCAATGATCTAGCACGAGGAAGAAGTGTAGACTATGTTGTCAATAATCATTTGAAAATATACAATAAAATTGAAAAGGAAAGTCCCTTGACAGAAGTCATAGTACAGAGTTTGCTCCCAGTTAACAATAGATATGGCCTCTTCTCAAGCCATACCAACAAAGGAGATTCTATTCTAGAGATCAATAAACAACTAAAATCTATTTGTAGAGATAGAGGTTATGTTTTTGTTGACTTGTTTTCAAAAATGGTAAATGTTGATGGAAAACTCCGTGATGATTTAAGTGTAGACGGTATACATTTGAATGGTTTAGGGTATCTGATTTGGAAAAAGGAAATTATCGGATTGACCGACTGA
- a CDS encoding PNGase F N-terminal domain-containing protein: MKLIRICLNYFLFFFFIGSIMSACNYHRDIPSKGDQIIQVFSNEHIRFDPSINKEGIFSDSSQVLHFADGRIIMKNITLPIYKRHVDVLANITLKSAGDRWDKSGSCFIIPSGSDVNLLTIATGEKSFPESGEELEGFAGIVSTKEYKSSIELMRFMTPFGVGFYNDEMELRRPSYIPVWEDDVNWEVDVTDFLSELEQEVWIGIWIDTWTPEGYQVSFEFKYDETEGPCYAKTETAMLPLVNTVYYINSQKHPDIFARKDIVVEAKIPENAKNIRLKYITTGHGGHSGGDEFVKKENIIYVDGQKVFSFIPWRDDCASFRRFNPSSGTWFEEERDREYIDWKEEKYKTKKLNERISSSDFSRSNWCPGSCVIPEEIALPNLNTGLHKFTFSIPEAQPSADNEMNHWLISAYLVWDVD, translated from the coding sequence ATGAAATTGATTCGTATTTGCCTCAACTATTTTTTATTCTTCTTTTTTATTGGAAGCATCATGAGTGCTTGTAATTATCACAGAGATATACCGTCCAAAGGAGATCAGATCATTCAGGTTTTCAGTAATGAGCATATTCGTTTTGATCCTTCTATCAATAAGGAGGGGATATTCTCAGACAGTAGCCAAGTACTACACTTTGCTGACGGGAGGATTATTATGAAAAATATAACTTTACCAATTTATAAGCGCCATGTTGATGTGTTAGCAAATATTACACTAAAATCAGCAGGTGATCGATGGGACAAGTCTGGCTCTTGTTTTATTATTCCGTCTGGAAGTGATGTTAATCTTCTTACTATTGCCACTGGGGAAAAGTCATTTCCAGAATCTGGTGAAGAACTTGAAGGCTTTGCTGGGATTGTATCTACTAAGGAGTATAAGTCAAGCATAGAATTAATGCGATTCATGACACCTTTTGGTGTTGGCTTCTACAATGATGAAATGGAATTGAGACGTCCTTCGTATATCCCAGTTTGGGAGGATGATGTGAATTGGGAGGTTGATGTTACTGACTTTTTATCGGAATTGGAACAGGAAGTTTGGATAGGAATATGGATTGATACATGGACGCCTGAAGGATATCAAGTAAGTTTCGAATTTAAATATGATGAAACCGAGGGACCTTGTTATGCTAAAACAGAAACGGCAATGCTACCTTTGGTGAATACAGTATACTATATTAATTCTCAAAAGCATCCGGATATTTTTGCCCGAAAAGATATTGTAGTTGAAGCTAAAATACCCGAAAATGCAAAAAACATCAGGTTGAAATATATTACTACAGGTCATGGTGGACATTCGGGTGGCGATGAGTTCGTGAAAAAAGAAAATATCATCTATGTTGACGGACAAAAAGTTTTCAGTTTTATTCCTTGGCGTGATGATTGCGCCTCTTTCCGTAGATTTAATCCTAGTTCAGGAACTTGGTTTGAGGAAGAACGTGATAGAGAATATATCGACTGGAAAGAGGAAAAGTATAAGACTAAGAAATTGAATGAAAGAATCAGTTCTTCTGATTTTAGCAGATCGAACTGGTGTCCGGGATCCTGTGTGATTCCTGAAGAGATTGCATTGCCAAATTTGAATACAGGCCTTCATAAATTCACCTTTAGCATACCAGAAGCTCAGCCATCTGCAGATAATGAGATGAATCATTGGTTAATTTCCGCCTATCTGGTTTGGGATGTTGATTAA